From one Sparus aurata chromosome 16, fSpaAur1.1, whole genome shotgun sequence genomic stretch:
- the LOC115566204 gene encoding serine palmitoyltransferase 2-like isoform X1, protein MTESPATKPADGDVCQRVKNGLNLEKNGVLKSLHRCHEQQPKHHCQPEEEEVHAASHHDSQYNRPFLESFEETPMLVAVLTYMGYGILTIFGYLRDFLRHWKIERCHIAREKEEQRDFVPLYQDFENFYTRNLYMRIRDNWNRPICSVPGAKVDLMERTSRDYNWTFEYTGRVVLDVINLGSYNYLGFAENTGPCADSAAEITMKYGVGVASTRQEIGNLDRHEELEKLVAKFLGVESAMVFGMGFATNSMNIPALTGKVRTQGCLILSDELNHASLVLGARLSGSTIRVFKHNNMQSLEKLLRDAIVHGQPRTHRPWKKILIVVEGIYSMEGSIVRLPEVIDLKKRYRAYLYLDEAHSIGALGSRGRGVVDYFGLDPCDVDVLMGTFTKSFGAAGGYIAGKWELIEYLRSHSHSAVYATSMSPPVVEQIITSMKCIMGEDGTTIGCDRVRKLAENTVYFRRRLREMGFIIYGNEDSPVVPMMLYMPAKIGAFGREMLKRNIGVVVVGFPATPIIESRARFCISAAHTKEMLDRALSVISEVGDLLQLKYSRRRIQPSLSLPCDDIVFEDIDD, encoded by the exons ATGACCGAAAGCCCCGCGACCAAGCCAGCCGACGGGGACGTTTGTCAGCGTGTGAAGAACGGACTGAACCTGGAGAAAAACGGCGTGCTGAAGAGCCTTCACCGCTGCCATGAGCAGCAGCCCAAGCACCACTGCCAGcccgaggaagaggag GTCCATGCAGCATCACATCATGACAGCCAGTACAACCGTCCTTTCCTCGAGTCCTTTGAGGAGACGCCCATGCTTGTGGCAGTGCTCACCTACATGGGCTATGGCATCCTCACTATCTTTGGCTACCTCCGCGACTTCCTCCGGCACTGGAAGATCGAGAGGTGCCATATCGCCcgggagaaggaggagcagagg GACTTTGTGCCCCTCTACCAGGATTTTGAGAACTTTTACACCAGAAACCTCTACATGCGGATAAGAGACAACTGGAACAGGCCCATATGCAGCGTCCCAGGTGCCAAAGTGGACCTGATGGAGCGAACGTCCCGTGACTACAACTGGACTTTTGA GTACACAGGTCGGGTAGTGCTGGATGTGATTAACTTGGGCTCCTATAATTACCTTGGCTTCGCTGAGAACACTGGCCCATGTGCTGACTCCGCAGCCGAGATCACCATGAAGTACGGCGTCGGAGTTGCAAGCACTAGGCAGGAGATCG GTAATCTCGACAGGCATGAGGAGCTGGAGAAACTGGTAGCAAAGTTCCTGGGCGTGGAGTCAGCCATGGTGTTTGGGATGGGGTTCGCAACAAACTCCATGAACATACCAGCACTGACTGGAAAGGTAAGAACACAG GGTTGTCTGATTCTGAGTGATGAACTAAACCATGCCTCTCTGGTTCTGGGAGCAAGACTCTCTGGGTCCACCATCAGAGTCTTCAAACACAACA ACATGCAGAGCCTTGAGAAACTACTGAGAGATGCCATAGTTCACGGGCAGCCCAGGACTCACAGACCATGGAAGAAGATCCTTATAGTGGTAGAGGGCATTTACAG CATGGAGGGCAGTATAGTGCGCCTGCCAGAAGTGATCGACCTCAAGAAGCGCTACCGGGCCTACCTTTACCTAGATGAGGCTCACAGCATAGGGGCCCTCGGGTCGAGGGGGAGAGGTGTGGTCGATTACTTTGGGCTAGACCCCTGTGACGTTGATGTCTTGATGGGCACGTTTACCAAGAGCTTCGGTGCTGCAGGGGGATACATCGCAGGGAAATGG GAGCTTATCGAGTACCTGCGCTCCCATTCCCACAGTGCGGTCTATGCCACCTCCATGTCTCCTCCTGTGGTGGAGCAAATCATCACTTCTATGAAGTGCATTATGGGAGAAGATGGCACAACGATCG GCTGTGACCGTGTGCGAAAGCTGGCAGAAAATACAGTGTATTTCCGCAGGAGGCTTCGAGAAATGGGCTTCATCATCTATGGAAACGAGGATTCACCTGTTGTACCCATGATGCTCTACATGCCCGCCAAGATAGG AGCATTTGGTAGAGAGATGTTGAAGAGGAACAtcggggtggtggtggtgggattCCCCGCTACACCCATCATCGAGTCCAGGGCACGCTTCTGCATCTCAGCCGCCCACACAAAAGAAATGCTCGACAGG
- the LOC115566204 gene encoding serine palmitoyltransferase 2-like isoform X2, producing the protein MTESPATKPADGDVCQRVKNGLNLEKNGVLKSLHRCHEQQPKHHCQPEEEEVHAASHHDSQYNRPFLESFEETPMLVAVLTYMGYGILTIFGYLRDFLRHWKIERCHIAREKEEQRDFVPLYQDFENFYTRNLYMRIRDNWNRPICSVPGAKVDLMERTSRDYNWTFEYTGRVVLDVINLGSYNYLGFAENTGPCADSAAEITMKYGVGVASTRQEIGNLDRHEELEKLVAKFLGVESAMVFGMGFATNSMNIPALTGKGCLILSDELNHASLVLGARLSGSTIRVFKHNNMQSLEKLLRDAIVHGQPRTHRPWKKILIVVEGIYSMEGSIVRLPEVIDLKKRYRAYLYLDEAHSIGALGSRGRGVVDYFGLDPCDVDVLMGTFTKSFGAAGGYIAGKWELIEYLRSHSHSAVYATSMSPPVVEQIITSMKCIMGEDGTTIGCDRVRKLAENTVYFRRRLREMGFIIYGNEDSPVVPMMLYMPAKIGAFGREMLKRNIGVVVVGFPATPIIESRARFCISAAHTKEMLDRALSVISEVGDLLQLKYSRRRIQPSLSLPCDDIVFEDIDD; encoded by the exons ATGACCGAAAGCCCCGCGACCAAGCCAGCCGACGGGGACGTTTGTCAGCGTGTGAAGAACGGACTGAACCTGGAGAAAAACGGCGTGCTGAAGAGCCTTCACCGCTGCCATGAGCAGCAGCCCAAGCACCACTGCCAGcccgaggaagaggag GTCCATGCAGCATCACATCATGACAGCCAGTACAACCGTCCTTTCCTCGAGTCCTTTGAGGAGACGCCCATGCTTGTGGCAGTGCTCACCTACATGGGCTATGGCATCCTCACTATCTTTGGCTACCTCCGCGACTTCCTCCGGCACTGGAAGATCGAGAGGTGCCATATCGCCcgggagaaggaggagcagagg GACTTTGTGCCCCTCTACCAGGATTTTGAGAACTTTTACACCAGAAACCTCTACATGCGGATAAGAGACAACTGGAACAGGCCCATATGCAGCGTCCCAGGTGCCAAAGTGGACCTGATGGAGCGAACGTCCCGTGACTACAACTGGACTTTTGA GTACACAGGTCGGGTAGTGCTGGATGTGATTAACTTGGGCTCCTATAATTACCTTGGCTTCGCTGAGAACACTGGCCCATGTGCTGACTCCGCAGCCGAGATCACCATGAAGTACGGCGTCGGAGTTGCAAGCACTAGGCAGGAGATCG GTAATCTCGACAGGCATGAGGAGCTGGAGAAACTGGTAGCAAAGTTCCTGGGCGTGGAGTCAGCCATGGTGTTTGGGATGGGGTTCGCAACAAACTCCATGAACATACCAGCACTGACTGGAAAG GGTTGTCTGATTCTGAGTGATGAACTAAACCATGCCTCTCTGGTTCTGGGAGCAAGACTCTCTGGGTCCACCATCAGAGTCTTCAAACACAACA ACATGCAGAGCCTTGAGAAACTACTGAGAGATGCCATAGTTCACGGGCAGCCCAGGACTCACAGACCATGGAAGAAGATCCTTATAGTGGTAGAGGGCATTTACAG CATGGAGGGCAGTATAGTGCGCCTGCCAGAAGTGATCGACCTCAAGAAGCGCTACCGGGCCTACCTTTACCTAGATGAGGCTCACAGCATAGGGGCCCTCGGGTCGAGGGGGAGAGGTGTGGTCGATTACTTTGGGCTAGACCCCTGTGACGTTGATGTCTTGATGGGCACGTTTACCAAGAGCTTCGGTGCTGCAGGGGGATACATCGCAGGGAAATGG GAGCTTATCGAGTACCTGCGCTCCCATTCCCACAGTGCGGTCTATGCCACCTCCATGTCTCCTCCTGTGGTGGAGCAAATCATCACTTCTATGAAGTGCATTATGGGAGAAGATGGCACAACGATCG GCTGTGACCGTGTGCGAAAGCTGGCAGAAAATACAGTGTATTTCCGCAGGAGGCTTCGAGAAATGGGCTTCATCATCTATGGAAACGAGGATTCACCTGTTGTACCCATGATGCTCTACATGCCCGCCAAGATAGG AGCATTTGGTAGAGAGATGTTGAAGAGGAACAtcggggtggtggtggtgggattCCCCGCTACACCCATCATCGAGTCCAGGGCACGCTTCTGCATCTCAGCCGCCCACACAAAAGAAATGCTCGACAGG